A window from Triticum aestivum cultivar Chinese Spring chromosome 6D, IWGSC CS RefSeq v2.1, whole genome shotgun sequence encodes these proteins:
- the LOC123143211 gene encoding cysteine-rich receptor-like protein kinase 10: MQQSSPLLLLPLLLAAAAPLLTAAETIYCFGGVHKTNSTYGANLHRLAAVLPAETASSQGLQASRAVGYWPNRVRASSRCEPPGVDSSSCAACLAGAFREAESACPYGRKVLVLAGNCTLRLGGNFSRSLGLGEGGFSGISSLEDGSTIYLYATGDNSWFRLLGPTTLIFQAIGFAWLFFMLLQEWRDKRRASMMHCSSLPSGDQ; the protein is encoded by the exons ATGCAGCAGTCCTCGCCCTTGCTCttgctccccctcctcctcgccgccgccgcgcctctccTCACCGCCGCAGAAACGATCTACTGCTTCGGTGGAGTACACAAGACCAACAGCACCTACGGGGCCAACCTCCACCGCCTGGCCGCCGTCCTCCCGGCCGAGACCGCCTCCTCCCAGGGCCTCCAGGCGTCCCGTGCCGTGGGCTACTGGCCTAACCGGGTGCGAGCCTCCTCTCGCTGCGAGCCCCCTGGCGTCGACTCTTCGTCCTgtgccgcctgcctcgccggcgcctTCCGGGAGGCGGAGAGCGCGTGCCCGTACGGCAGGAAGGTGCTCGTCTTGGCCGGCAACTGCACTCTCCGACTCGGTGGCAATTTTTCTAGATCTCTCGGCTTGGGTGAGGGCGGGTTCTCTGGCATCTCTTCTCTAGAAG ATGGAAGCACTATCTATTTATATGCCACAGGCGACAACAGTTGGTTTCGCCTCTTGGGTCCGACGACACTGATATTTCAAGCAATTGGATTCGCATGGCTTTTCTtcatgcttttgcaagaatggCGTGATAAAAGAAGAGCCTCCATGAT GCATTGTAGCTCTCTTCCATCTGGAGATCAGTAG